One region of bacterium genomic DNA includes:
- a CDS encoding NADP-dependent malic enzyme: MDINEESIDLHHRYQGVMEVKVKVPIRDEYILNRLYLPPEAAQASLLLSKHPEKVYDLTCKANLVAVVSDGSAVLGLGNIGPRAAIPVMEGKSILFKTFAGVEAFPICICTQNADEIVELVKAISPTFGGINLEDISAPRCFEIEERLKKELDIPIFHDDQHGTAVVVLAGLINSLKIVDKKLSDIKVVMNGAGAAAIAVTKLLMVAGAQDITLCDEFGTVFEGRKEKMSRIMEEIAQITNRDNVKGDLASVMKGADVFIGLSVGNTVTQDMIKSMARDPVVFAMANPVPEIWPDEAYAAGAKVVVTGRSDFPNQVNNCSVFPGIFRGALDVRATDITKGMKIAAAEAIANFISDDKLEPGYIIPHAMNFKVPPAVAAAVAKAAVEEGVARIKLSPEEVAANTLEYLYEGHLRHLKGDIESTR; the protein is encoded by the coding sequence ATGGATATCAATGAGGAATCCATTGATCTGCACCACCGGTACCAGGGGGTAATGGAGGTGAAGGTAAAGGTCCCCATTCGTGATGAGTACATTCTCAACAGGCTGTACCTTCCACCGGAAGCGGCCCAGGCAAGCCTGCTCCTGTCAAAGCATCCGGAGAAGGTCTACGACCTGACTTGCAAGGCCAACCTGGTCGCCGTAGTCTCCGATGGCAGTGCTGTCCTCGGTCTCGGAAACATAGGGCCCAGGGCGGCCATCCCTGTAATGGAAGGGAAATCAATACTTTTCAAGACCTTTGCCGGCGTTGAAGCTTTTCCCATCTGTATATGCACCCAGAATGCGGACGAGATCGTTGAGTTGGTAAAAGCAATCTCCCCCACCTTCGGCGGAATCAACCTGGAGGACATTTCCGCGCCCCGTTGTTTTGAGATCGAAGAGAGGCTCAAGAAGGAATTGGATATTCCCATCTTCCACGACGACCAGCACGGCACCGCTGTGGTGGTCCTCGCGGGCCTGATCAACTCCCTGAAGATCGTGGACAAGAAACTGTCCGATATCAAGGTCGTAATGAACGGGGCCGGAGCGGCAGCCATTGCTGTTACAAAACTTCTCATGGTGGCCGGTGCCCAGGACATAACCCTTTGCGATGAGTTTGGAACCGTCTTTGAGGGCAGAAAAGAAAAGATGAGCAGGATCATGGAAGAGATAGCTCAGATCACGAATCGGGACAACGTCAAGGGTGATCTTGCCAGTGTCATGAAAGGCGCGGACGTTTTCATAGGGCTTTCCGTGGGCAATACCGTCACCCAGGACATGATCAAAAGCATGGCCAGGGACCCGGTGGTTTTTGCCATGGCCAACCCGGTACCGGAGATCTGGCCGGATGAGGCCTACGCTGCAGGTGCCAAGGTCGTGGTTACAGGAAGGTCCGATTTTCCCAACCAGGTGAACAACTGCTCTGTCTTCCCTGGCATTTTCCGGGGAGCCCTGGACGTCAGGGCTACCGATATCACCAAAGGGATGAAGATCGCAGCTGCTGAGGCCATTGCCAACTTCATTTCTGATGACAAGCTTGAACCCGGGTACATCATTCCTCACGCTATGAATTTCAAGGTGCCTCCTGCAGTTGCAGCTGCGGTGGCCAAAGCAGCGGTGGAGGAG